The proteins below are encoded in one region of Kiritimatiellia bacterium:
- the pilM gene encoding type IV pilus assembly protein PilM, whose translation MQRILALDIGAGSVKLGEFTTLKSGGLELVKFGVAPIAIDPQSDNDRIPPTVSAIREIMQERGIKPGPVLMSVSGQSVFSRFVKLPPVDKDKVYQIILYEAQQNVPFPIQEVVWDYQLIGRGEGELDVMLAAIKADIIVQLTDAVEQAGLQADLVDVAPMALYNCVRFNYSDTKGCLLVIDIGARSTDLIFIEQGRVFIRSVPVAGNAITQQIQREFDLSFEDAEEMKRAHAFVAFGGAYEEPKSETADKVSKIVRNVMTRMHAEIDRSIKFYRSQQNGSAPTQVLLAGGTSIIPYTDVFLKEKLKVEIDYLNPFINVPVSQAIDANEIGRHAHELPQLVGLALRQVHECPIEINLLPPNVVQEKTFRRKQPILVMAALAVGLTVFIWALFFFRMASYSDEQLKQVRSRVAELEAVAAPLREAEAKVEALQNRLKVVDEVVAKRIRWLKMLDAIRTAMPNDLFLLSVTPVRQPAPDPAAEQQPAGDAPPGALLAIDIEGVGYLDVVKSATPIREFRDRLRALDWVAPSTEITWLPTPASDLFVRQFKIRVALKEPLLP comes from the coding sequence ATGCAGCGGATTCTTGCACTCGACATCGGCGCCGGCAGCGTAAAGCTGGGTGAATTTACGACGCTGAAATCGGGCGGCCTCGAGTTGGTGAAATTCGGCGTCGCGCCGATCGCCATCGATCCCCAGAGCGACAACGACCGCATTCCCCCCACGGTCTCAGCTATCCGCGAGATCATGCAAGAGCGCGGCATCAAGCCGGGCCCGGTCTTGATGAGCGTGTCGGGTCAATCGGTCTTCTCGCGGTTTGTTAAATTGCCGCCGGTAGACAAGGATAAGGTTTATCAGATCATTCTGTATGAGGCTCAGCAAAACGTCCCGTTTCCCATCCAGGAAGTGGTGTGGGACTATCAACTGATCGGGCGGGGAGAAGGCGAGCTCGACGTCATGCTCGCCGCCATCAAGGCGGATATCATCGTCCAATTGACCGATGCGGTTGAGCAGGCGGGCCTGCAGGCGGACTTGGTCGATGTCGCGCCCATGGCGCTCTACAACTGCGTTCGGTTCAATTACAGCGATACGAAGGGTTGCCTGCTGGTGATTGATATCGGGGCGCGCTCGACGGATTTGATTTTCATCGAGCAGGGGCGCGTGTTCATCCGTAGCGTGCCGGTGGCCGGAAACGCCATCACCCAGCAGATCCAGCGCGAATTCGACCTGAGCTTCGAAGATGCCGAGGAAATGAAACGGGCGCATGCCTTTGTGGCGTTTGGCGGCGCGTACGAGGAGCCCAAGAGCGAGACGGCTGACAAGGTCTCCAAGATCGTGCGCAATGTCATGACCCGCATGCACGCGGAAATCGACCGCTCGATCAAATTTTATCGGAGCCAGCAAAACGGCAGCGCGCCGACCCAGGTGCTTCTTGCCGGAGGAACGTCGATCATCCCTTACACGGATGTCTTCCTCAAAGAAAAGTTAAAGGTCGAAATCGACTACCTCAATCCCTTCATCAATGTTCCGGTCAGCCAGGCGATCGACGCCAATGAAATTGGTCGTCACGCCCATGAGCTTCCCCAACTTGTCGGGCTTGCATTGCGCCAGGTTCACGAATGCCCGATCGAAATCAATTTGCTGCCGCCGAATGTCGTCCAGGAAAAGACGTTCCGGCGCAAACAGCCGATCCTGGTGATGGCCGCCCTTGCCGTGGGGCTGACAGTCTTTATCTGGGCTCTGTTCTTCTTCCGGATGGCCTCCTATTCCGACGAGCAACTTAAACAAGTTCGGTCGCGCGTGGCGGAACTCGAAGCCGTTGCCGCTCCATTGCGAGAAGCGGAGGCGAAGGTAGAGGCGCTTCAAAATCGGTTGAAAGTTGTCGACGAAGTGGTTGCCAAACGCATCCGGTGGCTCAAGATGCTCGATGCAATACGGACGGCAATGCCGAACGACCTGTTCCTGTTGTCCGTCACGCCGGTCCGGCAGCCGGCGCCGGACCCTGCCGCTGAACAGCAGCCGGCCGGCGATGCGCCCCCCGGCGCGCTGTTGGCAATCGACATCGAAGGAGTTGGGTATCTCGACGTCGTGAAGTCCGCAACCCCCATACGAGAGTTCCGTGACCGCCTCCGTGCATTGGATTGGGTCGCCCCGTCCACGGAAATCACGTGGCTGCCGACGCCGGCCTCGGATCTCTTCGTCCGTCAGTTCAAAATTCGCGTGGCGCTGAAGGAGCCCCTCTTGCCATGA
- a CDS encoding polyphosphate kinase 2 family protein yields the protein MDRENLIRIARRLAARHCVANGKAFSLESLNPADTGEFRGEDKRQAREVLKAGIELMAELQERLYADGRWAVLVIFQGMDASGKDGAIKHVMSGVNPQGCQVHSFKAPSAEELDHDFLWRCHLRCPARGRIGIFNRSYYEETLVVRVHPEWLQRQRIARVGKNLWQERFEDIRGFERHLYRNGTVLRKLFLHVSFAEQRRRFLERIENPDKNWKFSIDDVRERAHWKAYMAAYEETIRNTATSYAPWFVIPADHKWYARIVVASIVIEALVSLDLRYPELLPEKRRALKEAKRLLMDENADPEN from the coding sequence ATGGACCGAGAGAATCTCATCCGCATCGCCCGCCGGCTCGCCGCCCGACACTGCGTCGCGAATGGCAAAGCATTCTCACTGGAAAGCCTAAATCCCGCGGACACGGGGGAATTCCGCGGGGAGGACAAGCGGCAAGCGCGAGAGGTCCTCAAGGCGGGCATCGAGTTGATGGCGGAGTTGCAGGAACGCTTGTACGCGGACGGCCGTTGGGCCGTCCTGGTGATTTTTCAGGGAATGGACGCGTCGGGAAAGGATGGAGCCATCAAACATGTGATGTCGGGCGTCAATCCGCAGGGTTGCCAGGTCCATTCCTTCAAGGCGCCATCGGCGGAAGAGTTGGACCACGACTTTCTTTGGCGATGTCATCTGAGATGTCCGGCACGGGGCCGGATCGGGATTTTCAATCGGTCGTATTACGAGGAAACCTTGGTTGTACGGGTTCACCCCGAATGGCTGCAGCGACAAAGGATCGCCCGGGTGGGTAAGAACCTCTGGCAGGAACGGTTCGAAGACATTCGAGGATTTGAGCGCCACCTTTATCGGAACGGCACCGTCCTGCGAAAGCTCTTTTTGCACGTCTCGTTTGCGGAGCAGAGGAGGCGGTTTCTCGAGCGAATCGAAAACCCGGACAAAAACTGGAAGTTTTCCATCGACGATGTGCGGGAGCGCGCCCACTGGAAGGCGTATATGGCAGCCTATGAGGAAACCATCCGCAACACGGCGACGTCATATGCCCCCTGGTTTGTCATTCCGGCGGATCACAAGTGGTACGCGAGGATCGTGGTAGCCTCCATCGTGATTGAGGCGCTGGTCTCGCTTGACCTGAGATATCCAGAGTTACTCCCGGAGAAGCGGAGAGCCCTAAAGGAGGCCAAAAGATTGCTGATGGACGAAAATGCCGACCCTGAAAATTAG
- a CDS encoding ROK family protein yields the protein MTKKDVFLGIDLGGTKTAVCIADGQGHIHRTERFPTLADLDAKQWLPRVHETAERLLAKEGLTFSSLSGVGAAVPGPMSVREGLILGPPNMPGWKNVPIRDWLESLAGRPVEINNDANAAALAEYRFGEFRGVPDLVYLTMSTGIGAGVISGGRLVQGANDLGGEVGHVTLDPCGPPCPCGLRGCFERYCGGRSFLERVRARMAESPGSRLHALHGGDSGRLLVTDVARAAAEGDPLAAEMWDEYIERLAQGIGMVVMSFNPAAIVMGTIAIHLGSNLIDPLQKRLPRYAWRRAIDVLRIAPSALGERIGELGAIALALQQATP from the coding sequence ATGACAAAAAAAGACGTTTTCCTGGGCATCGATCTCGGCGGAACAAAAACGGCCGTTTGCATAGCCGACGGACAGGGTCACATTCACCGAACGGAGCGATTCCCCACCCTGGCCGATCTCGACGCCAAACAGTGGCTTCCTCGCGTCCATGAAACCGCTGAACGGCTACTCGCAAAAGAGGGACTTACGTTCTCATCCCTGAGCGGCGTTGGCGCCGCTGTTCCGGGCCCCATGTCTGTTCGAGAGGGTCTGATTTTAGGCCCTCCCAACATGCCCGGTTGGAAAAACGTGCCCATTCGCGACTGGCTCGAAAGCCTCGCGGGGCGGCCGGTGGAAATCAACAATGACGCGAACGCAGCCGCCCTGGCGGAATACCGCTTCGGAGAATTTCGCGGCGTACCGGATCTAGTGTATCTGACGATGAGCACGGGGATTGGCGCAGGCGTCATTTCGGGGGGCCGACTCGTTCAAGGCGCGAACGACTTGGGCGGCGAGGTGGGACATGTGACTCTGGACCCGTGCGGTCCTCCCTGCCCCTGCGGCCTCCGCGGTTGCTTTGAGCGATATTGTGGCGGCCGCAGTTTTCTGGAACGTGTTAGAGCCCGAATGGCCGAATCTCCAGGAAGCCGGCTTCACGCGCTCCACGGGGGCGACTCCGGACGGCTGCTGGTGACCGATGTCGCGCGCGCTGCGGCCGAGGGAGACCCCCTTGCCGCAGAAATGTGGGACGAATATATCGAGCGGCTCGCGCAGGGGATCGGCATGGTCGTGATGAGCTTCAATCCCGCCGCTATCGTCATGGGCACGATCGCGATACATCTCGGCTCGAACTTGATCGACCCGCTGCAAAAGCGCCTTCCCCGATACGCCTGGAGGCGCGCGATCGACGTGCTGCGCATAGCACCCAGCGCCCTCGGCGAGCGAATCGGTGAACTGGGCGCGATCGCACTCGCCCTGCAACAGGCCACCCCGTGA